One window from the genome of Cardiocondyla obscurior isolate alpha-2009 linkage group LG04, Cobs3.1, whole genome shotgun sequence encodes:
- the LOC139101672 gene encoding apoptosis regulatory protein Siva → MPKRTCPFDDFLPQMKVHVGEKQINNGVSSHQRMKDVYDRTLSLLREGAKTLSHKLNTSGQIDSMDLPSFPCSSPCKLRSSSNLKQMVLTDKLQLKSSNKVVNDICIDLCGCGKMINRSIGSTCYYCDQALCSSCQIICAKCTELFCQNCSLPVYNCNEQIMCLNCYQK, encoded by the exons ATGCCGAAACGTACTTGTCCCTTCGACGACTTTTTGCCGCAGATGAAAGTACACGTGGGAGAGAAGCAGATAAATAATGGGGTATCGAGCCACCAGCGCATGAAGGATGTTTATG ATAGGACCCTGAGTTTGCTCAGAGAAGGCGCAAAAACGCTCTCCCATAAATTAAACACGTCTGGGCAAATAGATTCCATGGACTTACCTTCCTTTCCATGTTCATCACCTTGTAAATTAAGATCTTCGTCTAATTTGAAGCAAATGGTGTTGACCGACAAGCTACAGTTAAAATCTAGCAACAAAGTTGTTAAT gaTATCTGCATAGACCTTTGTGGATGTGGAAAAATGATAAATCGATCTATAGGAAGTACATGTTATTATTGTGATCAAGCACTGTGTTCCTCCTGTCAAATTATATGTGCCAAATGTACAGAATTATTTTGCCAGAATTGCTCTCTACCTGT ATATAACTGCAATGAACAAATCATGTGCCTTAACTGTTATCAGAAGTGa